One window of the Micromonas commoda chromosome 11, complete sequence genome contains the following:
- a CDS encoding hypothetical protein (expressed; conserved uncharacterized protein cupA40): MSFAVASTATLVTATAARPERASTRGIAARNRVAASIAPRSVKVSARASRGFRVVAMAEKKPKILRENEKEAWLSEMEREGANPFKDPMAIVGILGITFPFVILAVAGAAGYIGQ, translated from the exons ATGTCTTTCGCCGTCGCATCCACCGCCACTctcgtcaccgccaccgccgcccgtcccgaGCGCGCCTCCACCAG GGGtatcgccgcgcgcaaccgtgtcgccgcgagcatcgctCCCCGCTCCGTCAAggtctccgcgcgcgcctcccgcggctTCCGGGTCGTCGCCATGGCTGAGAAGAAGCCCAAGATCCTCCGCGAGAACGAGAAGGAGGCCTGGTTGAGCGAGATGGAGAGGGAGGGTGCCAACCCGTTCAAGGATCCCATGGCCATCGTGGGCATCCTCGGCATCACTTTCCCCTTCGTGATCCTAGCTGTGGCAGGGGCGGCCGGTTACATCGGCCAGTGA
- a CDS encoding hypothetical protein (expressed; conserved uncharacterized protein cupA39): MGSKKKSKKEKKEKKSKSKSKKKRSRREPSSSSSSSSDSSDSDSENSEEQRRHRAAKMAKKLAARLKQGEIAGYTDNVNPFGDANLTERFVWHKKIEKSLVNGVDPKELGLKAEKRRHEERLKEIEKVKMQREQRDRERMEKEEEREIMQREEALIEAVELEKKEEEFHLQQAKVRSEIRVREGRARAIDLVSRNLHSEDGDEFDESVHPLAIFDGLTLSEMDELLNDVKTYLDLDHKDERHKAFWANMLVVANAELDEARRRDEYERARSRGEEAFGAMMPNQGVHESVEGDVREMLEGKTRVELEELEGDVERQLATGEESEYWIAVLQRVKVHKARTWVDDVDAGLRSKRAALAPRDVPPPPFKDGRAATNQPPTTADDSDDEDLLGADFGKAAADAGNASDYENEDGGFSPRAVSPEPMSPAGGTPREGTPTRSFSPEAIRAREDEPDYLDVVDEDEDRRELERLRALQRAKKLGRFKEAAGPGATAGATERATFDAFKEGAQEAAAMSGAVIQNLTADAGEAVEAARAKEEANARASRALAERMMGDGAGEVAFAGEAPLESQVYWWHDKYRPRKPKYFNRVHTGYEWNKYNQTHYDHDNPPPKTVQGYKFNIFYPDLIDKSTAPTYTIMPDGSKHGETCILRIHAGPPYEDIAFKIVNKEWEYASKKGFRCSFERGIFHLYINFKRARYRR; encoded by the coding sequence ATGGGTTCCAAGAAGAAGagcaagaaggagaagaaggagaagaagtcCAAGAGCAagtcgaagaagaagaggtcGAGGCGCGAGCCGTCCAgttcctcctcatcctcgtcggACTCCTCGGACTCGGATTCGGAGAACAGCGAGGAGCAGCGAAGgcatcgcgcggcgaagatggccaagaagctcgccgcgcggctgaAGCAGGGCGAGATCGCGGGGTACACCGACAACGTGAACCCCTTCGGCGACGCTAACCTCACGGAACGGTTCGTGTGGCACAAGAAGATCGAGAAGTCCCTCGTCAACGGCGTCGACCCCAAGGAGCTCGGTTTGAAGGCTGAGAAGCGGCGGCACGAGGAGCGACTCAAGGAGATCGAGAAGGTGAAGATGCAGCGGGAGCAACGGGACAGGGAGCGCATGGAGAAGGAAGAGGAGCGCGAGATCATGcagagggaggaggcgctcatcgaggcggtcgagctggagaagaaggaggaggagttccATCTCCAGCAGGCCAAGGTGAGGAGCGAGATCAGGGTGCGCGagggtcgggcgcgggccaTCGACCTCGTGTCCAGGAACCTCCACTCCGAGGACGGCGATGAATTCGACGAATCCGTCCACCCCTTGGCCATCTTCGACGGCCTCACGCTCTCCGAGATGGACGAGCTCCTGAACGACGTCAAGACctacctcgacctcgaccaCAAGGATGAGCGGCACAAGGCGTTTTGGGCCAACATGCTCGTGGTTGCcaacgccgagctcgacgaggcgcggcgcagggacGAGTACGAGCGAGCGCGTTCCaggggcgaggaggcgttcgGCGCGATGATGCCGAACCAGGGCGTGCACGAGTCCGTGGAGGGTGACGTCCGCGAGATGCTGGAAGGTAAGACTCGCGTCGAGCTGGAGGAGTtggagggcgacgtcgagcgacagctggcgacgggcgaggagaGCGAGTACTGGATCGCCGTTCTCCAGCGCGTGAAGGTTCACAAGGCGCGGACGTGGGTcgatgacgtggacgcgggctTGCGGTCCAAGCGCGCGGCACTCGCACCCAGGGACGTGCCCCCGCCACCCTTCAAGGATGGGCGGGCGGCCACCAACCAACCACCCACCACGGCGGatgactcggacgacgaggacctccTCGGAGCCGACTTTGgcaaagccgccgcggacgccgggaaCGCCTCCGACTACGAAAACGAGGACGGAGgcttctcgccgcgcgccgtgtCGCCCGAGCCGATGTCCCCGGCCGGCGGCACGCCGAGGGAGGGCACCCCGACGCGGTCCTTCTCCCCGGAGGCTatccgcgcgagggaggacgaACCCGATTACCTGGACGTggttgacgaggacgaggacagGCGCGAGCTGGAGCGGCTTCGCGCGCTGCAGAGGGCGAAGAAGCTGGGCAGGTTCAAGGAGGCCGCGGGTccgggcgccaccgcgggtgCCACGGAGCGCGCCACGTTCGACGCCTTCAAGGAGGGCGcgcaggaggcggcggctatGTCGGGCGCGGTGATCCAGAacctcaccgccgacgcgggcgaggcggtggaggcggcgcgcgcgaaggaggaggcgaacgcgcgcgcgtcccgggcTCTCGCGGAAAGGATgatgggcgacggcgcgggagaggTGGCGTTCGCGGGGGAGGCTCCGCTGGAGTCGCAGGTGTACTGGTGGCACGACAAGTACCGACCCCGCAAGCCCAAGTACTTCAACCGGGTCCACACGGGTTACGAGTGGAACAAGTACAACCAGACCCACTACGACCACGAcaacccgccgccgaagacgGTGCAGGGGTACAAGTTCAACATCTTCTACCCCGATCTCATCGACAAGTCCACGGCTCCGACGTACACCATCATGCCGGACGGGAGCAAGCACGGCGAGACGTGCATCCTCCGCATCCACGCCGGTCCCCCGTACGAGGACATTGCGTTCAAGATCGTCAACAAGGAGTGGGAGTACGCGTCGAAGAAAGGGTTTCGGTGCTCGTTCGAGCGCGGCATCTTCCACCTCTACATCAATTTCAAGCGCGCGAGGTACAGGCGTTAG
- a CDS encoding hypothetical protein (shows conservation to CCMP1545; expressed; uncharacterized protein), producing MQSGLRGFAARAVRGVQRQQQRRMGAGPPGGYFAEGVQGEGHVNGRLFNETPPPPGQSRKWEDWEAPWYATMAAVGAILVFGLSAKPETSGSEWAREEAKRRLAASGK from the coding sequence ATGCAGTCTGGGCTCCGCGgattcgcggcgagggctgTCCGCGGGGTGCAGCGCCAGCAGCAGCGGCGCATGGGCGCGGGTCCCCCCGGCGGGTACTTCGCCGAGGGCGTGCAGGGCGAGGGCCACGTCAACGGCAGACTCTTCAACgagaccccgccgccccccggccAGTCGCGCAAGTGGGAGGACTGGGAGGCGCCCTGGTACGCCACCATGGCTGCGGTCGGGGCCATCCTGGTGTTCGGCCTCAGCGCCAAGCCGGAGACGAGCGGCTCGGAatgggcgcgcgaggaggccaagaggaggctcgccgcctcgggcaAGTAA
- a CDS encoding predicted protein, giving the protein MATQLAPGLARKVKKVLETRADTPETIACLKGLSEFYGENTPAARRGLRSSIERRGLDINREFLEASGQAQEALAVVDAQLEGLLSGCRRIANVLDKSRERTGNLLDETARFNNNLAKIEERKKMLETFLVDYQLTDEEISALRTDDQITEKFFSALARVQEIHGNCRQLLRTHHQRAGLELMDVMASYQENAHERLARWVQGECKTLAEEDGPDVPDLLTRAMTALKSRPVLHRYCIEEVSRTRHNALFRRFISALTKGGPGGVPRPIEVHATDPRRYAGDMLGWLHQAAAGEKELVAALLATEGDDGDEEKNGDEEKDGDKEKNGGEEHKEGAGVDEEEEAADPEAVLDRILEGVCRPFKVRLEQALNASPTALVAYQLANLLDFYRETLGAIVGKDASLVATVEECRASAARTFEDQISRRAAKLREKPTRPPDTLAPPPFVAETVSLVRELLQARSDAVSGGDLDETYDAVGAVLDPAVEACERGAGAIAEALRPEESGGAGPTPATTNAAGTVPPAYTARWAKEAYLLNCLNAMAAALGDFPGASAARDSLNSRVASLADTIADDEAGRILRSSGVAEVRELIALYQGQRTERGAMSRDPALELGVVGSALDKLVDEVSASPEPVPAFDEVLNPRTRVDLRGTYVGKIIEAYTLVYMAVLDPNNGYRDAKSAIRHGPDALGVLLN; this is encoded by the exons ATGGCGACTCAACTGGCGCCCGGCCTGGCGCGCAAGGTCAAGAAGGTCCTCGAGACCCGGGCGGATACGCCGGAGACGATCGCTTGTCTAAAGGGTCTGTCGGAGTTTTACGGCGAGAacaccccggcggcgaggagag GACTGCGCAGTAGCATCGAACGACGTGGCCTCGACATCAACCGCGAGTTCCTGGAAGCCTCGGGTCAGGCGCAGGAGGCTCTCGCGGTGGTGGATGCCCAGCTCGAGGGCCTGCTGAGCGGATGCCGACGCATCGCCAACGTGCTCGATAAGAGCCGCGAGCGCACGGGGAACCTGCTGGACGAGACGGCGAGGTTCAACAATAACCTGGCCAAGATTGAGGAGCGCAAAAAGATGCTCGAGACCTTCCTGGTGGACTATCAgctgacggacgaggagatcTCGGCGCTCAGGACCGACGACCAAATCACCGAGAAATTTTTCAGCGCGCTCGCTAGGGTGCAGGAGATCCACGGTAACTGCCGCCAGCTCCTAAGGACGCACCACCAGCGCGCAGGGCTGGAGCTGATGGATGTGATGGCGTCCTACCAGGAGAACGCGCACGAGAGGCTGGCGCGATGGGTCCAGGGCGAGTGTaagacgctcgcggaggaggacggtcCCGACGTCCCCGACCTGCTCACCCGCGCCATGACCGCGCTCAAGTCGAGGCCCGTGCTGCACAGGTACTGCATCGAGGAGGTGAGCAGGACGAGACACAACGCGTTGTTTCGCAGGTTCATCTCCGCGCTCACCAAGGGGGGGCCGGGCGGGGTGCCCAGGCCCATCGAGGTGCACGCGACGGATCCGAGGAGGTACGCGGGGGACATGCTCGGGTGGCTGCACCAGGCTGCGGCTggcgagaaggagctcgtgGCCGCGCTGCTGGCGACCgaaggggacgacggcgacgaggagaagaatGGCGATGAGGAGAAGGACGGCGACAAAGAGAAGAACGGCGGGGAGGAGCAcaaggagggcgcgggcgtcgacgaggaggaggaggctgcggatCCCGAGGCTGTGCTGGACAGGATCCTCGAAGGCGTGTGCAGGCCGTTCAAGGTGAGGCTGGAGCAGGCGCTCAACGCGTCTCCCACAGCCTTGGTGGCGTACCAGCTGGCCAACCTGTTGGACTTTTACAGGGAGACGCTGGGTGCGATCGTGGGCAAGGATGCGTCGCTCGTGGCCACCGTGGAGGAGTgcagggcgtcggcggcgcgaaccttcGAGGATCAGAtctcgaggcgcgccgccaagCTCAGGGAGAAAcccacgcgcccgcccgacaccctcgcgcccccgccgttcgtcgccgagacCGTCTCTCTCGTCCGGGAGCTCCTCCAGGCGCGGtccgacgccgtctccggcggcgacctcgatgagacgtacgacgccgtcggcgcggtgctcgatcccgccgtggaggcgtgcgagcggggcgcgggcgccatcgccgaggcgctccgTCCGGAGGaatcgggcggcgcgggtccgaccccggcgacgacgaacgcggccgGGACGGTCCCGCCCGCGTACACGGCGAGGTGGGCGAAGGAGGCGTACCTGCTCAACTGTCTCaacgcgatggccgcggcgcttGGAGATTTTCCGGGCGCATCCGCCGCTCGGGACTCTCTCaactcgcgcgtcgcgtccctcgcggatacgatcgccgacgacgaggccggtCGGATCCTGAGGTCCAGTGGCGTGGCGGAGGtccgcgagctcatcgcgctgTACCAGGGGCAGCGgacggagcgcggcgcgatgtcgagggacccggcgctggagctcggcgtcgtcggctcgGCGCTGGACAAGCTGGTGGACGaggtgagcgcgtcgcccgagcccgtgcccgcgttcgacgaggtGTTGaacccgcggacgagggtCGACCTGCGGGGCACGTACGTCGGTAAGATCATCGAGGCGTACACGCTGGTGTACATGGCGGTGCTGGATCCCAACAACGGGTACAGAGACGCAAAGTCGGCCATCCGACACGGACCCGACGCGCTGGGAGTACTACTCAACTGA
- a CDS encoding YEATS domain-containing protein (Predicted homolog of Saccharomyces cerevisiae YAF9, a subunit of both the NuA4 histone H4 acetyltransferase complex and the SWR1 complex. ChromDB ID: YDF20101) encodes MAEDKPAEDAKTPDDSNLKRKKDTELVVPICYGTCAYWLGKKADEYHSHKWTVYLRGPENEDLSHVISKVVFNLHPSFKEAQRTLEKPPYEVTETGWGEFEIGITVHFSDDSGEKSVDLSAPLKLYEESADGKQEKKEQKKPVIKEKYEEMVFHEPDESFLKRVKSHKTKQAPTTEITPVLGKRDDTDELLRIATARKVVAERVSVLKAQLDALT; translated from the coding sequence atggcggaggataaacccgcggaggatgcgaaGACTCCGGATGACAGCAACTTGAAGCGCAAGAAGGACACCGAGCTGGTGGTCCCCATCTGCTACGGCACGTGCGCGTATTGGCTCGGAAAGAAGGCTGACGAGTACCACTCGCACAAGTGGACCGTGTACCTGAGGGGCCCGGAGAATGAGGACCTCTCGCACGTCATCTCGAAGGTGGTGTTCAACTTGCACCCCTCGTTCAAAGAGGCGCAGAGGACGCTTGAGAAACCCCCGTACGAGGTCACGGAGACGGGATGGGGCGAGTTCGAGATCGGCATCACCGTGCACTTCTCTGACGACTCGGGGGAGAAATCCGTCGATCTCTCCGCCCCACTCAAGCTCTACGAGGAGAGCGCGGACGGCAAGCAGGAAAAGAAGGAGCAGAAGAAGCCGGTGATTAAGGAAAAGTACGAGGAGATGGTGTTCCATGAGCCTGACGAGTCGTTCCTCAAGAGGGTCAAGTCGCACAAGACGAAGCAAGCGCCCACCACGGAGATCACTCCGGTGCTGGGCAAGAGGGACGACACGGATGAGCTCCTGAGGATCGCAACCGCGAGGAAGGTGGTGGCGGAGCGGGTATCGGTGCTCAAGGCCCAACTGGACGCGCTGACGTGA
- the RSP7 gene encoding radial spoke protein 7, with amino-acid sequence MSARYQKTFTIPEGFPQLLKAFTREILRNQPDNIYEFGAKYFEDLIEENKRAAERESSPEVAADEGGGVEAGWWNMGDEELQDFIMDRFMEYDDDQDGYLDRHEFKTLLMSTDLGLSPKDVRRIMSEADENEDGVLEYREFVPIMVELIHSIKAKEDAKAAAEEDEDEAREAVEMHLLHGIPREQLEQMMFSVFNAADTDGSGALDRKEFARCLKSAELGLTRKEINLLLSEVDADGDGMVTYDEFVPLCFNILVERFKDDVLAEQALNSYDDLTQTLLEEFQTVDEDDNAGAATGRLKFRRIRHVLDAMSEEMLGLSRLQIASIMSEAKVDEETEEVEYATFAATAARMIYSMIDLSAQAVRVDAVAKVAETEGAEFLNILDEETIKDVLAEAFEEADKDGNGVLDVNEVQHVLKSLGVGQLALKPGEINAMIAAIDADEDGTVNYTELVDFLFDVLNHLERERWIKANAFSDWYDVSDDGVGEED; translated from the exons ATGTCCGCGCGGTACCAGAAGACGTTCACTATCCCCGAGGGATTTCCCCAACTTCTCAAGGCTTTCACGCGCGAG ATCCTTCGCAACCAGCCCGACAACATATACGAGTTCGGCGCCAAGTACTTCGAGGATCTCATCGAGGAGAacaagcgcgcggcggagcgcgagtcCTCCCCTGAAGTTGCGGCTGATGAGGGTGGCGGTGTGGAGGCGGGTTGGTGGAAcatgggcgacgaggagctccagGACTTCATCATGGATAGGTTCATGgagtacgacgacgatcaGGACGGGTACCTGGACCGCCACGAGTTCAAAACGCTGCTGATGAGCACAGATCTCGGCCTGTCACCCAAGGACGTGAGGAGGATCATGTCCGAGGCTGACGAaaacgaggacggcgtcctGGAGTACCGCGAGTTCGTCCCAATCATGGTTGAGCTCATCCACAGCatcaaggccaaggaggacgcgaaggcggccgcggaagaagacgaggatgaggcgcgcgaggctgtgGAGATGCATCTTCTTCACGGTATTCCCCGAGAGCAGCTCGAGCAGATGATGTTTTCGGTGTtcaacgccgccgacacTGACGGGTCAGGCGCTCTTGACCGCAAGGAGTTCGCCAGGTGCCTCAAgtccgccgagctcgggctcACGCGCAAGGAGATTAATCTTCTGTTGAGCGAGGttgacgcggacggcgacggcatgGTGACCTACGACGAATTTGTGCCCCTCTGCTTCAACATCCTGGTGGAGCGATTCAAGgatgacgtcctcgccgagcaggcGCTCAACTCATACGACGATCTCACCCAGACCCTCCTGGAAGAGTTCCAGACCGTTGACGAGGATGacaacgccggcgcggctACGGGTAGGCTCAAGTTCAGGAGGATCAGGCACGTGCTCGACGCCATGAGCGAGGAGATGCTCGGTTTGAGCCGGCTGCAGATTGCGTCCATCATGTCCGAGGCCAAGGTTGACGAGGAGACCGAGGAGGTGGAGTACGCCACGTTCGcagcgaccgccgcgaggatgatCTATTCCATGATCGACCTCTCTGCGCAGGCGGTGCGTGTGGACGCCGTGGCCAAGGTTGCGGAGACGGAGGGGGCGGAGTTTTTGAACATTCTGGACGAGGAGACCATCaaggacgtcctcgccgaggcgttcgaAGAGGCAGACAAGGACGGCAACGGGGTGCTGGACGTGAACGAGGTGCAACACGTGCTCAAGTCACTGGGCGTCGGTCAGCTCGCGCTCAAACCGGGCGAGATCAACGCCATGATTGCCGCCATCGatgccgacgaggacggcaccGTCAACTACACCGAGCTCGTGGACTTCCTCTTTGACGTCCTCAACCacctggagcgcgagcggtgGATCAAGGCGAACGCGTTCAGCGACTGGTACGATGTATCCGACGACGGGGTCGGCGAGGAAGACTGA
- a CDS encoding predicted protein, protein MSVCLPARANPGSLPAQRVAIRRGPTVRATRCSAASTSATSTSVEALSPEQLKRNILRLGALTDRGQLLFPQKAYAPLDMYNAKHKEEIIAAVEALAKTKEGKPLDPALLNGEWECVLATKQIFRSSPFFMAIQDAFGDATFGDSKSSEVFFRLHDLQVMSWGASTVGRVAQRINLENETLESDFDTILFRSTVIPILGWFKLLPTFGGRVVSFAERVKLDPESGRIDLELMKTRVERKEGIPEPPLFLPWFLDRDYPVNAVWRLLPWNKGRAPTATTYVKYVDEDFRVMVDRDGQYFVYCKVA, encoded by the coding sequence ATGTCCGTCTgcctccccgcccgcgctaATCCGGGGTCGCTGCCcgcccagcgcgtcgcgattCGCCGCGGGCCCACCGTccgtgcgacgcgatgcTCGGCTGCATCCACCTCAGCCACCTCAACCTCCGTTGAGGCCTTGTCTCCCGAGCAGCTCAAGCGCAACATTTTGAGGCTCGGTGCGCTCACCGATCGAGGCCAGCTCCTCTTTCCCCAGAAGGCGTATGCTCCCCTGGACATGTACAACGCCAAGCACAAGGAAGAGATtatcgcggcggtggaggcgctcgccaagaCTAAAGAAGGCAAGCCCCTGGACCCCGCACTCTTGAATGGAGAATGGGAGTGCGTCCTGGCGACAAAGCAGATATTCCGCTCATCTCCCTTCTTCATGGCAATCCaggacgcgttcggcgatGCCACGTTCGGTGATAGCAAGTCTTCCGAGGTGTTCTTCCGCCTGCACGACCTGCAGGTGATGTCCTGGGGCGCTTCCACGGTCGGTAGGGTGGCTCAGCGCATCAACCTCGAGAATGAGACTCTGGAGTCTGACTTTGACACCATCCTCTTCAGATCTACCGTCATACCAATCCTCGGCTGGTTCAAGCTCCTGCCCACGTTCGGTGGGAGGGTCGTCTCgttcgcggagcgcgtcAAGCTGGACCCGGAGAGTGGGCGCATCGACCTGGAGCTGATGAAGACCAGGGTCGAGCGCAAGGAGGGTATTCCCGAGCCGCCGCTGTTCCTTCCATGGTTCCTCGATCGGGATTACCCGGTCAACGCGGTATGGAGGCTTCTGCCGTGGAACAAGGGAAgggcgcccaccgcgacgacctATGTCAAGTACGTCGACGAAGATTTCAGGGTCATGGTGGACAGGGATGGACAATACTTTGTGTACTGCAAGGTTGCATAA
- a CDS encoding predicted protein translates to MHSDKSPFNSAKSKRRRAWKVTPQLAMVRRQDLSGFDDAERYNLRLQMRNRSRLRLFAGSCAIVSLVLVTYVTTEAWFVADWSGKGEGLSELDEVSHMAGSSLKGLNTARDLISLKKHGREREELLAQVDRIEAIAQDGTPRASGKRPRKVGPKVETKSVQFSVHIVVEHAAGLDMLMVRGSDGGEWGPVLGTAVTTRVTNSDVAGDGDGNPWNAKKAAAMDDPAVRKAAADALLAQAGLDQPPEIEFMQLLPPRVGSSSDGRASYVALAREAQVSTGGLRGDGSRSARKRIPLDAALKGQTGNAKIDAEKKKAVARSQDTMGSTSRIHRGEGPEGGVQGSTRCRRTRRGRREGGCAPV, encoded by the exons ATGCACTCAGACAAATCTCCGTTCAACTCCGCTAAATCCaaacgtcgtcgcgcctgGAAGGTCACCCCGCAGCTGGCCATGGTGCGGCGCCAGGACCTGTCCGGGTTCGATGACGCCGAGCGATATAACCTGCGTCTGCAGATGCGGAATCGGTCGAGGCTCAGGCTCTTCGCGGGCTCGTGCGCGATCGTCTCGCTGGTCCTCGTGACGTACGTCACCACCGAGGCCTGGTTCGTCGCGGACTGGAGCGGCAAGGGCGAGGGCCTGAGCGAGCTGGACGAGGTGAGCCACATGGCGGGCTCGTCTCTTAAGGGACTCAACACGGCGCGGGACCTGATCAGCCTCAAAAAGCACGGGAGAGAGAGGGAGGAACTGCTGGCTCAGGTCGACCGGATCGAGGCCATCGCGCAAGACGGCACCCCTCGGGCGAGCGGGAAGCGACCGAGGAAGGTCGGCCCCAAGGTGGAGACGAAGTCGGTGCAATTCAGCGTGCACATCGTGGTCGAGCACGCCGCTGGGCTGGACATGCTCATGGTCCGCggcagcgacggcggcgagtgggGCCCGGTGTTGGGAACCGCGGTGACCACCAGAGTCACCAActcggacgtcgcgggtgacggcgacgggaacCCGTGGaacgcgaagaaggcggccgcgatggacgacccggcggtgcgtaaggctgccgcggacgcgctgctGGCGCAGGCGGGGCTGGATCAGCCCCCGGAGATCGAGTTCATGCAgctgctgccgccgcgcgtcggttCCTCCTCGGACGGTCGGGCGTCTTACGTGGCTCTGGCCCGCGAGGCGCAGGTCAGCACGGGTggactccgcggcgacggttcaAGAAGCGCCAGGAAACGCATACctctggacgcggcgctcaagggcCAGACGGGCAACGCGAagatcgacgcggagaagaagaaggcggtggcgaggtcgCAGGATACGATGGGCTCAACCTCAAGAATT CACCGTGGGGAAGGACCCGAAGGCGGCGTGCAAGGATCCACGCGttgccgccgcacgcgccgcgggcgacgagaaggaggctgcgcgccTGTATAA
- a CDS encoding predicted protein — MATACTNSLGHVGASRAAERLSSSRSSYVSTAPVSVISRRRVAKKVETAITARLRPGRQGVQRIYRMATEKSQISVYEYLESIGVPRVNALQVQSRASEWFEFENAKAGGDKDAPFGVEQMAAVVDFLKQKGVGESDVGSLVCAHPPVLAYSVERRIAPLFAYLDELGMDAERAVAALRKRPNLLGLDPDNNMRRMVDYLQSTGKTQEEALDLLLTSL; from the coding sequence atggcgaccgCGTGTACAAACTCTCTCGGGCACGTGGGAGCGTCCCGTGCGGCCGAGCGCCTCtcttcctcgcgctcgagctaCGTGTCGACCGCTCCCGTGAGCGTcatcagccgccgccgcgtggccAAAAAGGTGGAGACCGCCATTACCGCCAGGCTCCGCCCCGGTCGCCAGGGCGTGCAGCGCATCTACCGCATGGCCACGGAGAAGTCCCAGATCAGCGTGTACGAGTACCTCGAGTCCATCGGCGTTCCGAGGGTGAACGCGCTGCAGGTGCagtcgagggcgtcggagTGGTTCGAGTTCGAGAACGCaaaggcgggcggcgacaaGGACGCGCCTTTCGGCGTCGAGCAGATGGCGGCCGTGGTTGATTTTTTGAAGCAGAAGGGCGTGGGAGAGTCGGACGTAGGCTCGTTGGTGTGTGCGCATCCCCCGGTGCTGGCGTACAGCGTCGAGAGGAGGATCGCGCCCCTGTTTGCCTAccttgacgagctcggcatggacgcggagcgcgcggtggccgcgctGAGGAAAAGGCCCAACCTGCTCGGCCTGGACCCGGATAACAACATGAGGAGGATGGTGGATTACCTGCAGAGCACGGGAAAGAcgcaggaggaggcgctggatCTGCTGCTCACGTCGCTGTAG